The stretch of DNA CGGCACGACCGTGCGCTCGGGGATGTCGAAGTATTTACCCTTGTACGAGAAGGTGCCGTCGCGGCTTTTCCAGATGGTCGTGATGATGTCGAGCGCCTCTTCCCAGCGCCCGCGCGTCTCCTTGTAGGGGATCCCGAAGCCGCCGAGTTCAACTTGCGTGATCGAGCGTCCGGTACCGACTTCGACGCGGCCGTTGCTGAGAATATCGAGCGTCGCGACGCGCTCTGCGATCCGAATCGGATGATTGTAAGGAAAGGGCAGCAGCACCACGGCGTGGCCGATGCGAATTTTGCTGGTGCGCTGCGAAATTGCCCCGTACAAGACCTCGGGCGCCGAGGAATGCGCGAAGCCCACCTGGAAATGATGCTCGACCGTCCAGAAATGGGTGAAGCCGACCTCCTCGGCGCGCACCACCTGGTTCATCACGTCGTGAAATGCCTGGTACTCGCGCTCGCGATGCTTAAGCGGGCTGTCGACCTGAATCTCGTAAAAAATTCCGAAGTCCATCGAGAATCCCTCCCGCACTGCCGGCGCGTCCGGCCATCTCCGGCGTTTTGCCTAGCTCTAGCAGAATCCGCGATTTTGAAAAGCTCCGAGGCGGCCTTGGAGCAGGTCCGGCCGGGGTTGCGCTCCCGCGTGCGGCTGTTTTATGTGATCATCGATAAGCCTGTTTTCTTGCAGTCACGATTCAGGAGAACTCAATGTTCAAAATTGGCAAGCTTTTTCATCTGACGCATGTCGTGGACGATCTCGCGGCGGTCGACCGCTGGTACGACGAGGTCTTCGCCTGCCATCGCTTCTATCATGGCTACGAGAAGCTGGCGGGGCGCGACGCTTCGTTGATCGCGATCGGCGAAGTAATCATGGAGCCGATGTCGCCGGCGCGCGTCGAGAATCTGCGCAACCCGTCGGTCAAGAAATTCCACGATCGTTTCGGCCAGCATTTTCATTCGATCGCCTGGTACGTCGATGATGTTGCGGCAATCGCCGAATCGCTCGACCAGCATAAGTTCCGGCTCTTCGATATTGTCGGCAAGCAGGTCAAGCCACCGCTGAAGGCGACGGCCTTCTGGACGCATCCGCGTGAGACCCCGGGGCAACTGGAATTTGCGCTCTACGGCGATTTCATCCCGGACCCGCGGATGAAGCCGGACTGGTCTGCGGCGAGCTGGCGCGATGATCATCCGCTCGGGATTGAGCGCGCGTCGCACATTACCGTCGTAGTGCGGGACCTGCCGTCTGCGCGAAAGCTTTACGTCGATGTCCTTGGCGGCAAACTGATACACGAAGCGGAGAGCGCCGGACGCAAGCGCAGCGCTTTTATCGCGGTCGGCGAGGACTCGGTGGTGGAACTCGTGCAGCCGCTATCGGCGAAGAGCGCCGAGGCCCGCGATCTGGAAGAAAACGGCGAGGGTATCCACGCGCTGGTCTTCAAGACCGGGAATCTGTCTCGCGCGCGCGATTTTCTGCGCTCGAAAGAGCTGCGGCCGCAGATTGATGGCGAAGGCGCTCTCGTGCTTGATCGCGATCAGGCGTTTGGGATGGTCATCGGGTTCACGGAACGTCCGCTGCCGAACGATCCGAGATAAGTTGCCGAGACAGCTTGGCGAAATAGCGACTCAGGCAGGGGGCCGAGTTAGCTGGCAGCTCCGTC from Candidatus Binataceae bacterium encodes:
- a CDS encoding VOC family protein, producing MFKIGKLFHLTHVVDDLAAVDRWYDEVFACHRFYHGYEKLAGRDASLIAIGEVIMEPMSPARVENLRNPSVKKFHDRFGQHFHSIAWYVDDVAAIAESLDQHKFRLFDIVGKQVKPPLKATAFWTHPRETPGQLEFALYGDFIPDPRMKPDWSAASWRDDHPLGIERASHITVVVRDLPSARKLYVDVLGGKLIHEAESAGRKRSAFIAVGEDSVVELVQPLSAKSAEARDLEENGEGIHALVFKTGNLSRARDFLRSKELRPQIDGEGALVLDRDQAFGMVIGFTERPLPNDPR